A single window of Deinococcus sp. KSM4-11 DNA harbors:
- a CDS encoding GIY-YIG nuclease family protein translates to MSPVIPTPRPGIYRILHVPSGRSLLGSSVNVDALLNRTRFELQTGTHRHPALQRDWTADGSEGFTFEVLDVLTMDLPGDPSLTPLNDDLKELLRLWQEKLDLPPACLY, encoded by the coding sequence GTGAGTCCGGTCATCCCGACGCCCCGCCCGGGCATCTACCGCATCCTGCACGTGCCCTCCGGGCGCAGCCTTCTGGGCTCGAGCGTGAACGTGGACGCCCTCCTCAACCGCACGCGCTTCGAGCTCCAGACCGGGACGCACCGGCACCCAGCCCTGCAACGGGACTGGACGGCTGACGGTTCGGAAGGGTTCACCTTCGAGGTGCTCGATGTCCTCACCATGGATCTGCCCGGCGACCCTTCCCTCACACCCCTGAACGACGACCTCAAGGAGCTGCTGCGCCTATGGCAGGAGAAACTCGATCTTCCCCCAGCTTGCCTGTACTGA